One stretch of Desulfatibacillum aliphaticivorans DSM 15576 DNA includes these proteins:
- a CDS encoding NAD(P)/FAD-dependent oxidoreductase, with the protein MKILRRKKRPRVLIVGANFGGLSAAKALPGSFRATVLDPWPYFEFLPNIHELVSRIKPPRDLRLSKRKIVEAAGHRFVQDRAATWRPEEKCVRTESGLEIPYDYAVCAVGGVSNFFNTPGAREIAFNFKSVENCHAIGKTLAAHMRSGKPCSLVIVGGGIEGVEALGEALRRYGDKPGIAVHLVEGRDRVLAFGPPGLHDAVVGGCRTMPAFFHMGTSVKRVAKNAVELSNGETIPADMTIWTGGVKPLADLASWGLANESGQWAPVNEFLQSPMHPDIFVAGDSAGLKTPLGKQAYHAMDMGVCAAQNIIRLSKGGSPRKFKPSPKPTLVAFGALDAFLVADSITLAGPALSFAKEAVYQNAMHRFDPGWKPARASHTAARLTRAGLNKALSYALSPKDLIRLGNFRVIR; encoded by the coding sequence ATGAAAATATTACGGCGTAAAAAGAGACCCCGCGTCTTGATCGTGGGGGCCAATTTTGGAGGCTTGTCTGCTGCAAAAGCCCTGCCTGGGAGCTTTCGCGCCACGGTTCTGGATCCATGGCCGTACTTTGAGTTTTTGCCCAATATCCATGAACTGGTCAGCAGGATCAAGCCGCCCCGGGACCTCAGGCTTTCCAAGCGGAAAATCGTCGAAGCCGCAGGGCATCGATTTGTGCAGGACAGGGCCGCAACCTGGCGGCCTGAAGAAAAATGCGTCAGGACGGAAAGCGGGTTGGAAATTCCGTACGACTATGCTGTTTGCGCTGTCGGGGGCGTCTCCAATTTTTTTAATACGCCCGGCGCACGGGAAATCGCATTCAACTTCAAAAGCGTGGAAAACTGCCATGCCATCGGGAAAACCCTGGCTGCGCATATGAGGTCCGGAAAACCATGCTCCCTGGTCATTGTGGGAGGCGGCATTGAAGGCGTTGAAGCCCTGGGCGAGGCGCTCCGCCGATACGGCGATAAGCCCGGGATCGCCGTCCATCTGGTGGAAGGGAGAGACAGGGTTCTGGCGTTCGGGCCTCCGGGGCTTCATGACGCAGTGGTTGGCGGATGCCGAACCATGCCGGCGTTCTTTCATATGGGAACATCCGTCAAAAGGGTCGCAAAAAACGCCGTTGAACTTTCCAACGGCGAAACCATTCCGGCTGATATGACCATATGGACCGGCGGGGTCAAGCCCCTTGCGGACCTGGCGTCTTGGGGGCTTGCCAATGAATCCGGCCAATGGGCGCCCGTGAATGAATTCCTTCAAAGCCCGATGCACCCTGATATTTTTGTCGCGGGCGATTCCGCGGGGCTGAAAACGCCTTTGGGCAAGCAGGCCTACCATGCCATGGACATGGGCGTATGCGCCGCGCAAAATATCATCAGGCTTTCAAAGGGCGGAAGTCCAAGAAAATTTAAACCCTCGCCAAAACCGACCCTTGTCGCCTTCGGCGCCCTGGACGCGTTTCTGGTCGCGGATTCCATTACGCTTGCAGGCCCGGCCCTGTCATTCGCCAAAGAGGCCGTGTACCAAAACGCCATGCACCGGTTCGATCCGGGCTGGAAACCGGCCCGGGCATCCCATACGGCGGCGCGTCTGACCAGGGCGGGATTAAACAAAGCCCTGTCCTATGCCTTGTCGCCCAAGGACTTGATTCGTTTGGGAAATTTCCGGGTCATCCGGTAG
- a CDS encoding pyridoxamine 5'-phosphate oxidase family protein — translation MEDMKAYFTENKGVGVLSTSGKSGEVNGAVFSRPHCMEDGTIAFIMPERLTYANLSENPNAHYLFLQEGPGYKGKRLVLTKIAEEQDTERLYELRRREGKKDPENPRHLVFFRIEKELPLVGPK, via the coding sequence ATGGAAGACATGAAAGCATATTTTACGGAAAACAAAGGGGTTGGCGTTCTATCCACCTCCGGAAAAAGCGGCGAGGTCAACGGCGCCGTCTTTTCCCGGCCCCATTGCATGGAAGACGGGACCATCGCTTTTATTATGCCCGAGAGACTGACCTACGCCAATTTGTCGGAGAACCCGAACGCCCATTATTTGTTTTTGCAGGAAGGCCCGGGCTATAAAGGGAAAAGGCTGGTTCTGACAAAGATCGCCGAGGAGCAGGATACGGAAAGGCTTTATGAACTCAGAAGGCGGGAAGGGAAAAAAGACCCGGAAAATCCACGCCACCTGGTCTTTTTCCGCATCGAAAAGGAATTGCCCCTGGTGGGCCCCAAATAG
- a CDS encoding TspO/MBR family protein, whose product MKKSNLIALLVVSAAVGATALFGGLFTGPNVAPMFQDVRKPAWAPPGWLFGPVWTLLYILMIVAGRQVWVAMSSQSVRTPLTLFFVQLVFNGLWTLIYFELRMPWLAFLEIMVLLGLILACIKTFWSVSRAASLCMAPYALWVGFAAALNFSIAIMNP is encoded by the coding sequence ATGAAAAAAAGCAATCTAATAGCGCTCCTTGTCGTATCGGCCGCAGTGGGAGCAACAGCCTTGTTCGGAGGGCTTTTCACCGGACCCAATGTGGCGCCCATGTTTCAGGATGTCCGAAAGCCTGCCTGGGCGCCTCCGGGCTGGCTTTTTGGGCCGGTGTGGACCCTGCTATACATTCTGATGATCGTTGCAGGGCGGCAGGTTTGGGTGGCAATGTCCTCCCAAAGCGTCCGGACGCCTTTGACGCTGTTTTTTGTGCAGCTTGTTTTCAATGGGCTTTGGACCCTGATATATTTTGAACTCCGGATGCCCTGGCTGGCCTTTTTAGAAATCATGGTTCTTTTGGGGCTTATTTTGGCCTGTATCAAGACCTTTTGGAGCGTCTCCCGCGCAGCCTCTTTATGCATGGCGCCCTACGCATTGTGGGTGGGCTTCGCTGCAGCGCTAAACTTCAGCATAGCGATAATGAATCCATAG
- a CDS encoding CBS domain-containing protein encodes MQKVSDIMTTEVISFKPDTDISEAAKQLLENRINGAPVVDEAGKVVGILCQSDLIVQQKRFPVPSFFTLLDSVIPLVSQKHFEKEMEKMAAFKVSQAMTEKPVVVSPDTTLEDVAALMVDKKLHTLPVVDSGKLVGVVGKEDILRTLMP; translated from the coding sequence GTGCAAAAAGTCAGCGACATCATGACCACTGAAGTTATTTCCTTTAAGCCGGATACGGACATTTCGGAAGCGGCGAAGCAATTGCTGGAAAACAGGATCAACGGCGCCCCCGTCGTGGACGAGGCCGGCAAAGTAGTGGGCATCCTCTGCCAGAGCGACCTCATCGTCCAGCAAAAGCGTTTTCCCGTGCCTTCCTTTTTCACGCTCCTGGACAGCGTCATCCCCCTGGTTTCCCAAAAGCATTTTGAAAAGGAAATGGAAAAAATGGCCGCCTTCAAGGTCTCCCAGGCCATGACCGAAAAACCGGTGGTTGTCTCGCCGGACACCACCCTGGAAGACGTGGCCGCCCTCATGGTGGACAAAAAGCTCCACACCCTGCCGGTGGTGGATAGCGGCAAGCTGGTCGGCGTCGTGGGCAAGGAAGATATTCTGCGCACCCTCATGCCGTGA
- a CDS encoding CBS domain-containing protein, producing the protein MDIVTTHNSSDFDALASLVAAGILYPEADLVLPTRVNPNIQAFLSIHKDLFAIKSFKDVDVNAVTRLIVVDVNQWKRLERLSALSSKEDLEVHIWDHHMVPSDIKASKVVQEPLGACTTLLIEEIKKQNLEISPMQATLFLAGIYEDTGNLAFPSTTARDAMAVAYLLSHQADLNVLENFLRPAYGVKQKDVLFEMLQKAERIKVGGHRVSICEMEITGHTHGLSLVVHMYRDILNVDAAFGIFNDAEKGRCIVIARSGVDSMDVGQIMRIMGGGGHPAAASAMLRDVNPIGVKEWILELIRENQRSTILIGDLMSFPVETIDAKTSMKDTAEILKKKAISGMPVTEEGKLVGVISRRDVNKIKKQSQWRAPVKAFMSTDMITAPPHMSVPKAARIMVKHDVGRLPVVDDGELIGIFTRSDAMLYYYDLLPE; encoded by the coding sequence TTGGATATCGTCACCACGCACAATTCTTCCGATTTTGACGCATTGGCCTCCCTGGTCGCCGCCGGAATTTTGTATCCGGAGGCCGATCTGGTCCTGCCCACCCGGGTGAATCCGAACATCCAGGCTTTTTTGTCCATCCACAAAGATCTTTTTGCAATCAAAAGTTTTAAGGACGTGGATGTGAACGCCGTCACCCGATTGATCGTGGTGGACGTGAATCAGTGGAAGCGGCTTGAGCGCTTGAGCGCCTTGTCCTCCAAAGAGGATCTGGAAGTGCATATCTGGGACCATCACATGGTTCCTTCGGACATTAAGGCCTCCAAGGTGGTTCAGGAGCCCCTGGGTGCGTGCACCACGCTTTTGATCGAGGAAATCAAAAAGCAGAACCTGGAAATATCCCCCATGCAGGCCACCCTGTTTTTGGCCGGGATTTATGAAGATACCGGCAACCTGGCCTTTCCGTCCACCACGGCGCGGGACGCCATGGCCGTGGCCTACCTGCTCTCCCATCAGGCGGATTTGAACGTGCTGGAGAACTTCCTCAGGCCGGCCTACGGCGTCAAACAAAAGGACGTGCTTTTTGAAATGCTTCAAAAGGCCGAACGCATCAAGGTGGGCGGCCATCGGGTGAGCATTTGCGAAATGGAAATCACCGGCCACACCCACGGCCTGTCCCTGGTGGTCCATATGTATCGGGACATCCTGAACGTGGACGCGGCTTTCGGCATTTTTAACGACGCGGAAAAAGGCCGCTGCATTGTCATCGCCCGAAGCGGCGTGGACAGCATGGACGTGGGCCAGATCATGCGCATCATGGGCGGCGGCGGGCATCCGGCCGCAGCCTCGGCCATGCTCAGGGACGTCAATCCCATCGGCGTGAAGGAATGGATCCTGGAGTTGATCCGCGAGAATCAGCGCTCCACGATTTTAATCGGAGATCTCATGTCCTTTCCCGTGGAAACCATCGACGCCAAAACCAGCATGAAGGATACGGCCGAAATCCTGAAAAAAAAAGCCATCTCCGGCATGCCGGTCACCGAGGAAGGCAAGCTGGTGGGCGTGATTTCCAGGCGGGACGTGAACAAAATCAAAAAACAGTCCCAATGGCGGGCGCCGGTCAAGGCCTTTATGTCCACGGACATGATCACCGCGCCCCCGCATATGAGCGTGCCCAAGGCCGCCAGAATCATGGTCAAGCACGACGTGGGCAGGCTGCCCGTGGTGGACGACGGCGAGTTGATCGGCATATTCACCCGGTCCGACGCCATGCTGTATTATTACGACCTGCTGCCCGAATAA
- a CDS encoding carboxypeptidase-like regulatory domain-containing protein, whose translation MKKKAKLTGVLFVLCLILFSSPAWAGIIENPDQARIGQLITVTADAAGTWYSEGPATTTIYSDENGTVVLGADETAATVYWRLPKSISTNPAQYIIVWTAADGSGTQSTEPVNVYQHVELVDKEEIGLIYYPGLTEEMTASGGLPPYTWTVIGPDLQIESVITNVVAGNPFEFVAPSTGEFAGIHTAWVSDQLKRVIDDSLTGADLEEAEGRDNVELYEFAWLDGEHFFLEEDSAPVTYTLTGAPTHPIDPETGDYLRDPDTGAPITMTYSFKIMAENTESSTEYTGLPAEYGRITLDNGNAPISGSLVITYHPPTAPTSANSFWIRGNASEELIYSVGNYETNIYDVWLGPITIRLKSDINGVIVDENKNPISGANILLIAPEQYQAQYVTGADGAFNFSLLKGQKYYFQADAPGFASKLFTSTSFDNEGGSITLEAADAQNYIHGSLDYTPGTGNLEDGSIATVSLVDYNQSPAEVIAETKVVYANKLGTQAYRLDIPGDAPLGQSYALIAYTQNYSATQIFRIAELPADGLQLPFQMDMDMQEYLPPTAIVDGTATPLEYKVAGAELEPIAQTSGAAPQVLAAPTYLGGVAFEIRNSDDELRFQADMRPGFTDTSVLTATSTVKISMASEETPLTNDITGYLDGYTEYANGSLRLLEAIVNTASDINGNGNSEIVGEHGAVMTLPFDLLTVEIGDFESGIYYVRRGVSRTDLATSYAYDLPLSDILAIDYLGDGETGWVTFKADSFSYYGIGGSEGTTYKGAGSYKWAEFERYELWGCFVDSLEKQPVKTRAALGAAALFLAGCLALMARRRRRAGA comes from the coding sequence ATGAAAAAAAAGGCGAAACTCACCGGCGTTTTGTTTGTCCTTTGCCTTATCCTCTTTTCGTCCCCAGCCTGGGCGGGCATTATCGAAAACCCGGACCAAGCCCGTATTGGGCAGCTCATCACCGTGACCGCGGACGCAGCGGGAACTTGGTACAGCGAAGGCCCGGCCACCACGACAATCTACTCCGACGAAAACGGAACTGTCGTGCTGGGCGCGGACGAAACCGCCGCCACCGTATACTGGCGCTTGCCCAAGTCCATTTCCACAAACCCCGCCCAATACATTATTGTCTGGACGGCGGCGGACGGGTCCGGGACGCAAAGCACGGAGCCTGTAAACGTCTACCAGCATGTGGAATTGGTGGACAAGGAGGAAATCGGGCTGATTTACTACCCGGGCCTGACCGAGGAGATGACCGCTTCAGGCGGCCTGCCTCCCTACACCTGGACGGTCATCGGCCCTGATTTGCAGATTGAATCGGTCATCACCAATGTTGTTGCGGGAAATCCCTTTGAATTTGTGGCGCCTTCCACCGGAGAATTTGCGGGCATCCATACTGCCTGGGTTTCCGACCAGCTTAAACGCGTGATCGACGACTCCCTGACCGGCGCGGACCTGGAAGAGGCGGAAGGCCGGGACAATGTGGAGCTTTACGAGTTCGCGTGGCTGGACGGCGAGCACTTTTTTCTGGAGGAAGACAGCGCGCCGGTCACCTACACCCTAACCGGCGCCCCCACCCATCCCATCGATCCGGAGACGGGCGACTATCTCCGCGATCCGGACACGGGCGCCCCCATCACCATGACCTATTCCTTCAAGATCATGGCTGAAAACACGGAAAGCTCCACCGAGTATACAGGATTGCCCGCGGAATACGGACGCATCACCCTGGATAACGGAAACGCCCCCATATCCGGCTCCCTGGTTATCACCTATCATCCGCCCACGGCGCCCACTTCGGCCAACAGCTTCTGGATTCGGGGCAACGCCAGCGAGGAACTGATATACAGCGTCGGAAATTACGAAACCAATATTTACGACGTATGGCTGGGCCCCATCACCATCCGCCTCAAGTCGGATATTAACGGCGTGATTGTGGATGAAAATAAAAATCCCATAAGCGGCGCGAATATCCTGCTGATTGCGCCCGAGCAATACCAGGCCCAATATGTCACCGGAGCGGACGGAGCCTTCAACTTCAGCCTTCTTAAAGGGCAAAAATACTACTTTCAGGCCGACGCGCCCGGATTCGCCTCCAAGCTGTTCACCTCCACGTCCTTTGATAACGAAGGGGGAAGCATAACCCTGGAAGCGGCGGACGCGCAAAACTACATCCATGGAAGCCTGGATTACACGCCGGGAACCGGCAACCTGGAGGACGGGTCCATTGCGACCGTTTCGCTGGTGGATTACAATCAAAGCCCTGCAGAGGTGATCGCCGAGACCAAGGTGGTTTACGCCAACAAGCTGGGTACGCAAGCCTATCGCCTGGACATTCCCGGCGATGCGCCGCTTGGCCAAAGCTATGCGCTAATCGCCTATACGCAAAATTACTCGGCCACCCAGATCTTCCGCATTGCCGAGCTTCCCGCCGACGGGCTCCAGCTTCCCTTCCAGATGGATATGGACATGCAGGAGTATCTGCCGCCTACGGCCATCGTGGACGGAACTGCAACCCCGTTGGAATATAAAGTGGCAGGGGCGGAATTGGAGCCCATCGCCCAGACATCAGGCGCAGCGCCCCAAGTGCTGGCCGCCCCCACGTACTTGGGCGGAGTGGCTTTTGAAATCAGAAACTCGGACGACGAACTGCGTTTTCAGGCGGACATGCGTCCTGGGTTCACGGACACCTCTGTGCTGACCGCAACGAGCACTGTGAAAATATCCATGGCCTCCGAAGAAACGCCCTTGACCAATGATATTACCGGCTATTTAGACGGCTATACCGAGTACGCAAACGGCTCTTTGAGGCTGCTGGAAGCCATCGTTAACACGGCTTCGGACATCAACGGCAATGGCAATTCCGAGATCGTAGGGGAACACGGGGCCGTCATGACGCTCCCCTTTGACCTGCTGACCGTGGAAATCGGAGATTTTGAATCGGGAATTTATTACGTGCGCAGGGGCGTCAGCCGAACCGACCTGGCCACGTCATACGCCTATGACCTGCCCCTCTCGGACATCCTGGCCATTGACTACCTGGGCGATGGTGAGACCGGATGGGTCACCTTTAAGGCCGACAGCTTTTCCTATTACGGAATCGGCGGGTCGGAAGGAACCACCTACAAGGGAGCGGGATCTTACAAGTGGGCTGAATTTGAGCGCTATGAATTATGGGGCTGCTTTGTGGACTCCCTTGAAAAACAGCCTGTAAAAACCCGGGCCGCCCTGGGCGCGGCCGCTCTTTTTCTCGCCGGATGCCTTGCGCTGATGGCCAGACGCAGGAGAAGGGCCGGCGCATAG
- a CDS encoding UDP-glucuronic acid decarboxylase family protein, with protein sequence MNLPKKVLVTGGAGFLGSHLCERLLDASCEVLCVDNFFTGSRQNVQHLTDNPRFELLRHDITFPLYVHVDEIYNLACPASPIHYQNDPVMTTRVNVHGAINMLGLAKRVSAKIFQASTSEVYGDPEIHPQPESYWGHVHCVGPRSCYDEGKRCAETLFFDYYREHGLKIKVARIFNTYGPHMHPHDGRVVSNFIIQALQNEPITVYGDGSQTRSFCYVDDLVEGFIRLMNSPDEVTGPMNLGNPGEFTILELAEKVISIIGSSSKISFLDLPADDPKQRKPDITQAKDVLGWEPKIRLEQGLLKTIAYFDNLLSSS encoded by the coding sequence ATGAATCTGCCCAAGAAAGTTTTGGTCACTGGCGGAGCCGGGTTTCTAGGGTCCCACCTGTGCGAGCGTTTACTGGACGCCTCCTGTGAAGTCCTGTGCGTGGACAATTTTTTCACGGGGTCCCGGCAAAACGTCCAGCATTTGACGGACAACCCCCGCTTCGAGTTGTTGCGCCACGATATTACCTTTCCTTTATACGTGCATGTGGATGAGATCTATAACCTGGCCTGTCCGGCCTCGCCCATCCATTATCAAAACGACCCGGTCATGACCACCCGGGTGAACGTGCACGGCGCCATCAACATGCTGGGGCTGGCCAAACGGGTTTCCGCAAAAATATTTCAGGCGTCCACCTCCGAGGTTTACGGCGATCCGGAAATCCATCCCCAGCCCGAGTCTTATTGGGGCCACGTCCATTGCGTGGGGCCCCGTTCGTGCTATGACGAAGGGAAACGCTGCGCCGAAACCCTGTTTTTCGACTATTACAGAGAGCACGGCCTGAAGATCAAGGTGGCCCGCATCTTCAACACCTATGGCCCCCATATGCATCCTCATGACGGCAGGGTGGTGTCCAACTTCATCATCCAAGCTTTGCAAAACGAGCCTATCACCGTGTACGGCGACGGCTCTCAAACCCGTTCGTTCTGCTATGTGGACGACCTGGTGGAAGGCTTCATCCGCCTTATGAATTCCCCCGATGAAGTGACGGGCCCCATGAACCTGGGCAACCCCGGGGAGTTCACCATTCTGGAACTGGCGGAAAAGGTCATCTCCATCATTGGCTCCTCCTCCAAAATTTCCTTTTTGGACCTGCCTGCGGACGATCCGAAACAGCGCAAGCCGGACATCACCCAGGCGAAGGACGTTCTTGGCTGGGAGCCCAAAATTCGCCTGGAGCAGGGCTTGCTCAAGACCATTGCCTATTTTGACAATCTGCTTTCCAGTTCCTGA
- a CDS encoding integration host factor subunit alpha: MALTKAQIVEEIHNQLGLPAKQCATMVEDLLEIIKSSLENGDDVLISGFGKFRVRDKSQRRGRNPATGDSIILDARKVVTFTCSGVLRDRINSNEKG; this comes from the coding sequence ATGGCACTCACTAAAGCTCAGATAGTGGAGGAAATCCACAACCAGTTAGGTCTTCCAGCAAAACAATGCGCCACCATGGTAGAGGACCTCCTTGAAATCATCAAGTCTTCCCTGGAAAACGGTGACGATGTGTTGATTTCCGGTTTCGGAAAGTTTCGCGTGCGCGACAAATCGCAACGCCGGGGAAGGAATCCTGCCACAGGCGACAGCATAATCCTTGATGCCAGGAAGGTCGTTACTTTCACCTGCTCCGGGGTTCTTCGGGACCGCATTAATTCCAACGAAAAGGGGTAG
- a CDS encoding NAD-dependent epimerase/dehydratase family protein — translation MRVLILGGDGYLGWPTAMQLSALGHEVAVVDNYLRRNICREMDVRPLFEVPSLDERAAIWKEKSGKDVKVYIGDLMDWSFTAEVFEKTRPEAVIHYAEQPSAPYSMASRRAATLTLKNNLEATANTIFAVREFARDAHIVKIGTMGEYGTPNIDIEEGWIDIEHKGRSQKFLYPRQASSLYHTTKIMDTDMLWFYVRMWGLKVTDLMQGPVYGLITDESQDDERLFPFFNYDELFGTVLNRFIVQAVVGYPLTVYGSGGQTRGYLNIKDTLNCVRLSLENPPEKPDLRIFNQFTETFSVNELAEKVQRAGKTLGLDVEVKSVPNPRKEAEEHYYNPAHTGLLDLGLEPNFLTDDVMAKMMEVVMKHKHNIYRDSIFRGVKWD, via the coding sequence ATGCGCGTTTTGATTTTAGGAGGAGACGGATATCTTGGATGGCCTACGGCCATGCAGCTTTCGGCCCTGGGCCACGAAGTGGCGGTGGTGGACAACTACCTGCGCCGGAACATCTGCCGCGAGATGGACGTCCGCCCCTTGTTTGAAGTCCCCTCCCTGGACGAACGGGCCGCAATCTGGAAGGAAAAATCCGGCAAGGACGTAAAGGTCTACATCGGCGACCTCATGGATTGGAGCTTTACGGCCGAGGTGTTTGAAAAAACCAGGCCCGAAGCGGTTATCCATTACGCCGAGCAGCCTTCCGCCCCCTATTCCATGGCCAGCCGCCGGGCAGCAACCCTGACCCTGAAAAACAACCTGGAGGCCACGGCCAACACCATTTTTGCGGTGCGCGAGTTCGCCCGGGACGCCCACATCGTCAAGATCGGCACCATGGGCGAGTACGGCACGCCCAATATCGACATTGAAGAAGGCTGGATCGACATCGAGCACAAAGGCCGGTCCCAGAAGTTTTTGTATCCCCGCCAGGCCAGCAGCCTGTACCACACCACCAAGATCATGGACACGGACATGCTCTGGTTTTACGTGCGCATGTGGGGCCTCAAGGTGACGGACCTCATGCAAGGGCCGGTCTACGGCCTGATCACGGACGAAAGCCAGGACGACGAGCGGCTGTTTCCGTTTTTTAACTACGACGAGTTATTCGGCACGGTCCTCAACCGGTTCATCGTACAGGCCGTGGTGGGCTATCCCCTGACCGTGTACGGCTCCGGCGGCCAGACAAGAGGCTATTTGAACATCAAGGACACCCTGAACTGCGTCCGGCTGTCTTTGGAAAACCCGCCCGAAAAACCGGATCTGCGCATCTTCAATCAGTTTACGGAGACCTTTTCGGTGAATGAACTGGCGGAAAAAGTGCAGCGGGCCGGCAAGACCCTGGGGCTGGACGTGGAGGTTAAATCCGTGCCCAATCCGCGCAAGGAAGCGGAGGAGCATTATTATAATCCGGCGCACACGGGGCTTTTGGATTTGGGCCTTGAGCCAAATTTTTTAACAGATGATGTCATGGCGAAAATGATGGAAGTTGTCATGAAACACAAACACAACATATACCGCGATTCCATTTTCCGGGGCGTCAAATGGGATTAA